GGAAAGTCAGGTTAACTTAAGCATTATATTTTAGATAAACAATAGATTCATTAAGAAATATATTAAGTTTTTCTTTAAGTTAACTAAAGGTGCAACCTTAATAAATAACTAATATTTACAATACAATCAGGAGTAATACCTGCATGTCAGCAAACTATCAAACGACAGTAACATTTATACTGTACATTATTTTAATGATCATAATTGGGCTGTACGCCTACCGTTCTACAAAAAACTTTGATGATTATATTCTAGGGGGAAGAAGTTTAGGTAGTTTAGTCACTGCCCTTTCTGCAGGCGCATCGGATATGAGCGGCTGGTTATTAATGGGTTTACCTGGTGCTATTTACTTATCAGGCTTATCAGAAGCGTGGATTGCCATTGGCCTAACAATAGGTGCATGGCTCAATTGGTTATTTGTTGCTGGAAGATTACGTGTACATACTGAACATAACCATAATGCATTAACCTTACCTGATTATTTTACTACTCGCTTTGATGACCATACTCGTTTATTACGTATTTTTTCAGCCCTTATCATCTTAATTTTCTTCACTCTTTATTGCGCATCAGGTGTTGTTGCAGGAGCTCGATTATTTGAAAGTCTCTTTAACTTAGCCCCTTTAGCAGAAGCACTTCATTTAACACCCTATACAGTTGCTATGTTATTAGGTGCAACCGCCACTATTATTTATGTCTGTATTGGTGGATTCTTAGCTGTTAGTTGGACTGATACTGTACAAGCTACATTAATGCTATTTGTACTGCTATTAACACCTGTTTTCGTTATTCTTTCTTTATCTGACTGGAACTCCACTGTTCAAACCATTGAAACAGTAAGAGAAAATATTGATGTATTTAACCTGTTTGCAGTAAAAGGAGATACGGTTCTCATTAAAACTATTGCCATTATTTCTCTAGCGGCTTGGGGACTAGGTTATTTTGGACAACCACATATCCTTGTACGCTTTATGGCAGCAGACTCAGTAAAAAATATTCCTAATGCTCGCCGTATTGGCATGAGCTGGATGATTCTTTGCTTAGGTGGTGCTGTTTCTGCTGGCTTCTTTGGTATTGCTTATTTTGCAAACAATCCTGACTTGCCTGGCGCTGCGATTGTAGCAAAGAACTCTGAATATGTTTTTATCGAGTTAAGTAAAGCATTATTTAATCCATGGATTGTTGGTATCGTTCTATCAGGTATTCTAGCAGCTGTAATGAGTACTTTAAGTTGCCAACTATTAGTTTGCTCTAGTGCTTTAACAGAAGATTTCTATAAACCATTCTTACGTAAAAGTGCTTCTCAAAAAGAATTGGTTTGGGTGGGACGTGCAATGGTATTAGTTATTGCCCTTGTTGCTATCTTCTTAGCACGTGACCCTGATTCTAAAGTACTTGGTATGGTTAGCTATGCATGGGCAGGTTTTGGTGCTGCTTTTGGTCCTGTGATTTTATTATCATTGCTCTATCGCAACATGACTAAAGAAGGTGCATTAGCGGGTATGATTATTGGTGCAGCGACAGTATTGATATGGAAACAATATGGCTGGTTCAACCTTTACGAAATTGTTCCTGGTTTTATCTTAGGTATTATTGCTATTTTTGTTGGTAGTAAATTAACTAAACCTACAGAACGTATGTTAAAGCGTTTTGATGAAGCAGAAAAAGAATATAAAACCTTAACAGGTAAATCTTAATTTTATAAGAAAAAGCAGATAGAATTATCTATCTGCTTTCTTTATTTATGATTTTTATCATATTTTTACTTTATTCCCCGCTCTAAACCCAGTATCATATTTCTCCTTATTATTTACCCCCCTTAAATAATGTTAGTTACTTTTCCTCGTATTGGCCCCTATCAACTAAGTGGCCGTCTTATACTCGCTCCTATGGCAGGTATAACTGATCGGCCACAACGCATGCTATGTCGCCGTTTTGGTGCCGCATTAGCTGTATCTGAAATGGTAACAAGTGATACACGTCTATGGAACAGTAACAAATCAAAACATCGCTTACCTCATCAAGATGATTTAGAACCTAGAGTAATTCAAATAGCTGGCACTGAACCAGAACAAATGGCTAATGCTGCTAAAGCTAATGTTGCATTGGGTGCACAAATCATTGATATCAATATGGGATGTCCTGCCAAAAAAGTGTGTAATAAAGCCGCAGGTTCAGCCTTAATGAAAGATGAAAAATTGGTTGAGAGTATTTTGCAAGCAGTAGTAAAAGCTGTTAATGTGCCTATTACTTTAAAAATGCGTACTGGTTGGGATAGCTCAAATAAAAATGCGCTGACTATTGCTAAAATAGCAGAGCAATCTGGCATTAAAGCTATCGCAATACACGGTAGAACCCGTACAGACTTATATAATGGAGAAGCTGAATACGATACTATTGCAGAAATAAAACAGCAAATTAACTTACCTATTTTTGCAAATGGTGATATTGCCTCTCCAGAAAAAGCACAATTTGTATTAAACTATACAAAAGCAGATGCTTTGCTTATTGGTAGAGCCGCGCAAGGTAATCCATGGTTATTTAGGGAAATTAATTATTTTTTAGAAACTGGGCATTATTATTCTTCCCCTACCTTTACCGAAAGAAAGCAAGTAATGTTAGAGCATTTAACAGCCTTACACATCCTTTATGGTGAAGCTATGGGAATGCGGATTGCAAGGAAACATATGGGTTGGTACTTGTCTTACCTACCCGAAGGTATAGTTTTTAAACAGCAATTTAATCAACTAGAATCCGCGCAAGAACAATATACCTATATTAAAAATATTTTTACTCAATGAACTACTTAGAACATGATAAACATGAAGGACTTAGACAGATGGTAACAAGTACTGTGCACAAAGCTGTACCACTCAGTACAAACTACATAGAAGGTCAAACTTTACGCAGCTGCGTTGAAAAAGCACTACAAACATATTTTGCTCAGCTTGATGGACAAAATACTATCGATCTTTATGATTTAGTTTTATCAGAAGTTGAAGCCCCCCTCTTTGCTACTGTTATGGAATATGTAAAGGGTAATCAAAGTAAAGCTTCAGAACTTTTGGGTTTGAATCGTGGTACATTACGTAAAAAATTAAAGCAATATAACTTACTTTAATTTTCATAAATTATAACTTCTAACTTGATGGACTGATCATGACTGACCAAACAATGCGTCTTCCTGTTCGTCGTGCACTTATTAGTGTATCTGATAAAACAGGTATTGTTGAATTTGCCAAACAACTTAGTGAACTTAATGTAGAAATTTTATCTACAGGTGGGACTTACAAGTTATTAAAAGATAATGCAATTAATGCTAAAGAAGTGGCGGAATATACAGGCTTTCCTGAAATGATGGATGGCCGTGTTAAAACCCTTCATCCCAAAATACATGGGGGTATTTTAGGTCGTCGTGGTACAGATGATGCAGTAATGCAACAACATCAAATTGACCCTATTGATATGGTTGTAGTTAACCTCTATCCATTTGCAGCCACAGTAGCAAAGTCTGACTGTGACTTACCAACAGCGATTGAAAATATTGATATTGGCGGCCCAACAATGGTGCGTAGTGCTGCTAAGAATCATAAAGATGTTGCAATTGTAGTAAATCACCAAGATTATTCTGTACTTATTGATAGTCTAAAACAAGGTGGTTTAACTTATGCAGAACGTTTTGGTTTAGCATTAAAAGCTTTTGAACATACTGCTGCTTACGATGGTATGATTGCTAACTATCTGGGTACTATTGATCAAGCTTCTGAGACATTAACTACCCAACATCGTATTGAATTCCCACAAACCTTTAATATGCAATTTATTAAAGCTCAAAATCTACGTTATGGGGAAAACCCTCATCAAAAAGCTGCTTTCTATGTAGAGGCCAACCCTGATGAAGCTTGCATTGCCACAGCAAAACAAGTTCAAGGCAAAGAACTGTCTTATAATAATATTGCTGATACTGATGCCGCATTAGAGTGTGTAAAAAGCTTTGTAAAACCAGCCTGTGTAATTGTAAAACACGCTAATCCTTGTGGTGTTGCGGTAGTTCCAGAAAATGAAGGTGGTATCCTTAAAGCTTATGATCTAGCTTTTGCAACAGACAGTGAATCAGCGTTTGGTGGCATTATCGCTTTTAACCGAGAGCTAGATGCAGCAACTGCTAAAGCTATTGTTGATCGTCAATTTGTGGAAGTCATTATTGCTCCAAAAATTAGCGAAGAAGCAAAAGCTGTGGTAGCTAGTAAAGCCAATGTACGTTTACTAGAATGTGGTCAATGGCCTGCCGAACGCCCAAGAGATTTAGACCTTAAACGTGTTAATGGTGGACTTTTAGTACAAACACGCGATATTGCAATGATTACTACTGACGATCTAAAAATAGTCACTAAACGCACTCCTACTGAAAAAGAAATTCACGATCTTATTTTTGCATGGAAAGTGGCTAAGTTTGTTAAATCTAATGCCATTGTTTATGCTAAAAACCGCCAAACAATAGGTGTTGGTGCTGGCCAGATGAGCCGTGTAAACTCTGCTCGGATTGCTGCTATCAAAGCCGAACATGCTGGCCTAGAAGTTAAAGGCGCAGTAATGGCTAGTGATGCTTTCTTCCCATTCCGTGATGGTATTGATAATGCTGCAAAAGTAGGTATTGCTGCCGTTATTCAACCTGGTGGATCAATGCGCGATCAAGAAGTCATTGATGCTGCTGATGAAGCAGGTATCGCTATGGTATTTACAGGAATGCGCCATTTCCGTCACTAATCTAATAGGAGCTAGACAATGAATGTATTAATCATCGGTAGTGGTGGTCGTGAACATGCTTTAGCGTGGAAAGTAGCGCAAGACTCACAAGTAGAAAAAGTATTTGTAGCACCTGGTAATGCAGGTACAGCTATTGAGGACAAATGTGAAAACGTAACCATTGATGTATTAGCATTAGAAAAACTCGCTGACTTTGCCGAAGAAAATGTCGATTTAACTATTGTTGGCCCTGAAGCTCCTTTAGTTAAAGGTGTAGTAAACCTATTTAGACAACGTGGTTTAAAATGTTTTGGCCCTACTGCTGAAGCAGCACAATTAGAAGGTTCGAAAGCCTTTACTAAAGATTTCTTAGCTCGCCATAATATTCCTACTGCCAGTTATCAAAACTTCACCGAAGTTGAACCTGCTCTTGCTTATTTAAAAGAAAAAGGTGCGCCTATTGTAATTAAAGCGGATGGTTTAGCTGCTGGTAAAGGTGTTATCGTTGCTATGACCTTAGAGGAAGCAGAAGCTGCTGTTAGAGACATGCTTTCTGGTAATGCGTTTGGTGATGCTGGGGCACGGGTTGTTATTGAAGAGTTTTTAGAAGGTGAAGAAGCCAGCTTTATTGTAATGGTTGATGGCGAACATGTGTTACCAATGGCAACCAGTCAAGACCATAAACGCGTAGGTGATGGTGATACTGGCCCCAATACAGGTGGTATGGGTGCTTACTCTCCTGCCCCTGTAGTCACTGCTGAAGTTCATCAACGAGTAATGGATGAAGTTATTTATCCTACTGTTCGTGGCATGGCCAAAGAAGGTAATATATACACTGGTTTCCTTTATGCAGGATTAATGATTGATAAAGCAGGTACGCCAAAAGTTATCGAGTTTAACTGCCGTTTTGGTGACCCTGAAACGCAACCTATTATGTTGCGTTTGCAATCTAGCTTAGTAGATTTAGTAGAAGCTGCTTTAGCAAAACAACTAAATACAACAACAGCAAATTGGGATAATCGTTGTAGCTTAGGTGTAGTGCTAGCTGCTGCTGGTTACCCTGCTGACTATCCAAAAGGTGATGAGATTACTGGTCTAGATTTAGCTGTCGCTAATAATGGTAAAGTATTCCATGCAGGCACAGCCTTAAAAGATAGTAAAGTAGTCACTAGTGGCGGTCGCGTACTTTGTGCTACTGCTCTAGGTAATACAGTATTAGAAGCGCAACAAAATGCTTATCAATTAGCTGAAAAAATTAATTGGAATGGCTGCTTCTATCGTAAAGATATTGGTTATCGTGCAATTGCTAGGGAACAAAACAAATAGATTATAAAAAAGGTAGCTAATTAGCTACCTTTTTTATTGCTCAATACTTAACTAATCTTTTGCAAATCTTGATCTACAATTAATAAATCTTTATTGTCAGAGTGGCTCTTAAAAATCTCGACTACACTCTCTAAACGTTGCCAATCTTCAGCACTAATAACTTGCTTTGCCTTAAATGGAATCACTTCATTACGATATCCTAAGCATACTGGATTTGGCATAAAATCTTGATAATAGTCAGTTGGCCCTTGACTACAAACACAAACACCTGCCAACCTACTCCCTTCTTTAAATTTTCCTACAGCCTTTTTAAAAGTAACCACTTTCACTCCCCAACGTGGAAGCTGATTTTTTGTTTTCATTAAGGGAGCCATAAAAAGAGCTTGGTAACTATCTTTTTCCACTTTAATAATACCTGGAATAATAGTACCTAAGTTAAAAGCAATGGTGCTAAAAAAACGATTAACAACATTAGTTACTTGTGTCCCTATAGTACTCAAAAACACCCCTATAATACCTATAATAAGAGGTGTCCATAGCCAATTAATCGTAAATAACCATGCGGCTAAGCCAATGAGCAATAATCCTGCTATTTTTAATACCCAACCTAATAATTTGGGCCTATTTGTACCTTTTTGTTTAATTGCAAATTGTTTTAAACGATTCATATCAAGCAAATTACTAGCAAGATTTAATCTACCATTTGTAACAGGCGCATCTGGATTAACATCTATAGGTTTACCAATTTTATGAATACCATAAAAATCTTCATTAAGAATACTTTCAACACGTTCCGCTTGTTCTTGTTGGTTATTTAAAATATATAACATTAATTGGTATTCTAATGCTTTCGCTACAATAACTTGCTCTTCTACATCGATTACATTGCTATATTTATCTATAAATATTTGTAGTTGTTCAATAACTGCAGCATATTGTTGCTGATCTTTAGTATCTTTAACTTGATAAAAATGTTTCTCAAGCCAAGCAAAACCATCACGCATTGTATACCCCTACATTAACTTCTATAAAATAAAAAAACACCATTGTTTTAAATGACAATGGTGTTTTTTACATAAATACCTCTTAACGCTCTAAATACTGTAGTTTATCTTTTACACCATCCCACTCTTCAGCATCAGGCAATTGATCTTTCTTCTCTGTAATATTTGGCCATGTAGCCGATAGCTCAGTATTTATCTCAACAAACTGTTGCATATTCTCAGGTAATTCATCTTCTGAAAAAATAGCTTTAGCAGGACACTCTGGCTCACATAAAGCACAATCTATACATTCATCTGGATTAATAACTAAAAAATTAGGCCCTTCATAAAAACAATCAACAGGGCAAACTTCTACACAATCTGTGTATTTACATTTAATGCAATTATCAGTAACAATAAAGGACATTCAATTTCTCCTAACGCTCACGGCAGCGGACGCAATTTTAACAGTTTTTATAACAACTTTGGCAGATTGTGCCCATATTTTTAGTTATATTATTATAATCAATTTTTCGATTATAACATTTTTAATAAGTAGTTAGGCTATTAGCTGAGCTGCCTAAATGTAATATTAATACGTTGCTCACCCAGTAATGGATGATTATTGCTCTTAATAGGTAACACACCATGAAATCGCAATCTATCCACTCCACCCCACACTAAAACATCTCCATGGGATAATACGAGTTTTTCTGTTTGATCCGTTCGTTTTAACCCACCCCACTGAAAAGTAGCTGGAATACCTAAAGAAAAAGAAACAATAGGTGCATTTAAATTTTTCTCATCTTTATCTTGATGAAGTGATAATTTACTTCCTATAAGATAGCGGTTGATTAGACAACCATCTGGTTGAAAATTAGGATAACCTGCTAAACCTGCTGCTTGTACAGCTAACTCTCTAAATAAACTAGGCATATTAGGCCAATGGCGCTGAGTGATCGGATCTTGTTGACTATAATGATAACCTTTTAAATCAGTTACCCAACCAACATTCCCACAATTAGTCATACCCACTGACATTTTATGACCATTGGGTGTTAACATTTTTCTAAAGGGAGCTTGTTTGGTTATTGTCTCTATTTCAGTAATGATTTCAGCAGTATACTCATTAATAAAATGACGAATTAGTAGTGTCCCTTCACCTAATCTTATTTGATTAAGTTCCTCATCATTTTCAAATAAATCATCTGTTATCATCTACGCTAACATACACTTTTATTTTCTTGTTTGTCTACAAGAAAACTATAACTCAGGGTATAAAACATACCTCTCACCATGCTGAACTCGCTTAAACGTAACCCCAAAAGTTTGATCTAATAATGGATTATTAATAAGCTGATCAGTACTACCATAAAAAACTACTTCTCCCTTATTTAGTAGAATGACTTTTTTAAAGTAGCGAAAAACTAAATCTAACTCATGCAAGCAAATAATGGCTAGTTGCTGTTTACCATACTCTACGAGCTGTTCAACTAATTGTAGACGATGTTTAATATCTAAGGCAGCACCAGGCTCATCAGCTACTAATAAAGGAGGATTACCCATTAAAGCCATTGCAGCTAATACCCTAGCTCGTTCCCCCCCTGACAAAATATCCCAATGACTATCCAATAAAGTTTCTAACTCAAACTGCTGACAAGTATTGGTAATTACTTGTTGTGAAACCACATTGCGGCTTGCCGCAAGGCTAATCAATTCCAAAACTGTCTGATTCCAACAGGGATTAAAGCTCTGCGGAATATAACCTAACAATTGTGCTCGCTGCTTATTAGTGTATTTAGTAAAAACTTTATTATTAAGTAATAGCCTAGCATTTACATTAATTTCTTGAATACCTGTCAAACACTTTATTAAAGTCGTTTTTCCTGAACCATTAGGACCAATTAAAGCGATAGCACCCTGCTCAGCTAATTGTAGTGACTCTATATTGAGGATGGTTTTATTACCATAGCTAATGGCTAAATTGGCGATATCAATCATCGTTTATTCCGCCTAGCTAATAGCACAATAAATAAAGGTGTGCCTGCAATAGCTGTAATTACCCCTAAAGGAATTTCTCCTGGTGATAGTAAACTACGCGCTAAGGCATCTGCTAAAGTTACTAAAATAGCGCCAATAATAGTTGCTTGTGGTAATAATCGTTTATGTTGGCTACCACTTAACCAACGCGCTATATGAGGTGCCGCTAAGCCAACAAAACCAATAATGCCACCTAAGGCTACAGCACAAGCAGTAATAGCAGAACCCACTAATAATGCTAAGAGAATAAAACGATTAACGGATAATCCCATTGTGGTAGCCATATTTTCACCCAACCCTAATAAATCTAGGCCATGGGCTAGGCGTAATGCAATAACTAAACCCATTATAAAAAGACCAGTGGCAATAATAAGCCCTGTCCAACTGGGAGTCTGAATACCCCCCATAAGCCAACTTAAAACTACTTGCAAACTAATAGTTTCATTAGAAAGCGACATCATTAAAAACGAACGTATCGCACTTAACATGGCACTAATGGCAACACCTGTTAATAATAAGGTAGTAACATCTAACGAACCCGTTAACCTTGCAATACTTAACACTAATAAAATAGTGGCAAAAGCGCCAACAAAAGAAAATAAGGGTAGGCTAATAGCCATGGGGATTGCTAATGGAACTAATAAAGCAATAGTAGCACCCACTGCGGCACCACCCGATGCACCTAATAACCAAGGTTCGGTTAGCGGATTACGAAATACTCCCTGAAAAATAGCGCCACTCAATCCCAACAAACCACCTACTAAGGCAGAGGTCAATACTCTAGGCAAACGCCACTGTGCTAGTAAACGAGCAGAAAGAGAATTATCACCCATTAATGCTTGCATAATTTCTATAGGATTAGCCCATGTATGACCTGCACAAATAGCTAGTGTTATAGTGAGTAACAAACAAATAAGCAATTTACCGTATAACTTCATTATTGCTTATCCCATTGTTGAAAAATTGTAGACAGTGATTCCACACCATCGATAACTCGTGGCCCAGAAATTAATAACTCCGCGCGTGAAACAGCTCTTACAAAACCTGTTTTAACTGCTTTCAACTCACCCCACCCCACTACACCTTTACTTAATTCTGCTAACTCTGTATCACTGCCAGCAAATAAAATAATATCAGGATCAGTTGCTAAAATAACTTCTGGCGATACTTGATTTAACTGGGGTAATACAGAACTATTTTCATCCAACACTAAACAACCACCTGCCTTAAGTACAATATCTGCAGTATAAGCATTTACTGAAGAAGCATAACGCCTTGCTACTAGCAATAAGCCATTACCTACTCTGCCTGTAATTAATATCACCTTAGGACAATGGGATAATTTTGACACAGCTTTTAATCTTTGCTGTATTGAAGCAACAAGCTGTTCACCTGTTTTGGGTACACCTGTAATTTTGGCAATTAATAAGATATTTTGCAGAATAGTATCAATCGAACCACCATTAACTACTAGACTAGTTACACCTAGTTTATCTAGTGCAGGAATAAGCTGATGGGTAGCTTGCCGAGCGGGAGTCATAATTACTAGATCAGGACTTTGTGCCACTATACTATCTAATGAAAACCCCAATCGCCCACCAATTTTTGGCACATCTTTAATACTATCAGGATAATAAGTATAACCATCAATTCCTATAATTAGTTTACTTAATCCTAAAGCTGCCACTATTTCTGTATTAGAAGAAAATACTGTAACAATACGTTGTGGAGCTTGTTGCATAACCACAGTTCGCCCCATAGCATCAACTACTTGTACTGGAAAATCTGCGGCATAGTTGGAATAACTACTTAACCACAGCACCCCAACTAGCAACAACTTAGACCATTTAAAAACGGTAGGTACTGCCCACATATACTGCTCTACCCATCATTGAAGTACCTAACCCACCATTAGAAGCAGCAGGATCTAGAATATAAGGCTTTTTATCAATAGCGATAAAAATAGGATGTTGGTTTTTATCAAATAGATTATTTACTTCAGCGAATACAGTTAAATTCTTATAAACCTCTACCTCACCTTTTATATTCCACACCATAAAAGGTGACTTACGGTGAATATAATTGCGATACGGTTCAGCACCAGCGATTAAACGCTCTTCAGTATCATACCACATAGGACCACGTAAAATTCCTGTTACTTGAATAAACCAAGGATAAGCTACTTCCCTTTGTCCAAATCTATTGGCTATCGATGCTTGATACTGATACATACGTTGTACTTTATCAGTATTGCGATCTTTCGCTCCTTTATCTTCCATATGGAAATTCCAAGCACCGTTTGCCTCGACATTCCATTGCCAATTATTCTGCCAACTTAGTAACTCATGCATCATAAAGCGGCTGTTTACTTCTATCCCTCTTACGACCACATCATCAGGATTATTGACATAATCTGATATATTACTGGTGTTACTACGTGGCTTGGTAATAATACGATCCTTAATTTTATTCTCAAAGTAAACCACATCTACCAACCAGCTATCACCTGAAAAAACAGCTCCTAATTCATACTGTTTGTTGGTTTCTGGCTTAAGTCCTGGTGTACCATAAATTTGTGAACCAGCTAAAGTGGTATAATCTGCACCCAACTCTGATGCTGTAGGTGCTCTAAATCCAGTCCCCATACTGGCTTTTAAATTTAGCCAATCGGTGGCTTGAAAGTTTAATCCTGTACTCCAAGTAGTTTTATAATAATGGGTAGAACCAGTTTGCTGATTTTGCAGATAAGGTGTTCTATCATAATAGGTTTTACCATCTGTATAACGAGCACCTGCTTTAAAAACTAACCGATCATCAAGAAATCGTTGAGCATCTTCAAAGTATAAAGCATACATTTTTTCTCTTTGATTATTGTCATAAGGCGATACTTGAGTCATTGGCGCACCATTTAAGCCAACTCTATAACGTGTAGAACGCAATTTATTCTTTTCTAGATCGGCACCTAATAACAAGGTATTGCTACTGGTTAAATCAACCTCTGGTTGAAACTTAAGTCCTACTGCACTTAATTTACGTTTATTATGGTCAAGGCTAGTACCTGCTGTACTTGGGGACGCCCATTTAAAATCATCAACATCTTCAAACCAATAATTATGTAGTTTCCAGCGGAGTCGATCACTATCAGTGCCATGTTTCCAAATAAGATCCGCTGATTTATTATAACGATCTTCTTTTGCATGATAGTTAGCGGCTGAACCACGAAAACCTACATCATAAACACCATCTTTACGTACGGATAAATCCACTAAATTAGTTTCATCAAGCTGCCAGCTAAAAGCACCTGTAAAACCATGTCGTTTCCAACTGGTATTATGCTGCTTACCACCACCTTGACCAGCATCATAATCATTTTGGGTAGCGCTATTGAAACCAAAATAGCCAGTAAACTGTCCATCTTCGCTTTGCCAACCATATTCGCCATGCCCATACGCTAGCCCAAAGGAGCCTCCTTTTAAAGTAACCTTGCCGCCTTTGGTGTTATGACCATTTTTCATAATGATATTGATAACC
This portion of the Entomomonas sp. E2T0 genome encodes:
- a CDS encoding FecCD family ABC transporter permease, producing the protein MKLYGKLLICLLLTITLAICAGHTWANPIEIMQALMGDNSLSARLLAQWRLPRVLTSALVGGLLGLSGAIFQGVFRNPLTEPWLLGASGGAAVGATIALLVPLAIPMAISLPLFSFVGAFATILLVLSIARLTGSLDVTTLLLTGVAISAMLSAIRSFLMMSLSNETISLQVVLSWLMGGIQTPSWTGLIIATGLFIMGLVIALRLAHGLDLLGLGENMATTMGLSVNRFILLALLVGSAITACAVALGGIIGFVGLAAPHIARWLSGSQHKRLLPQATIIGAILVTLADALARSLLSPGEIPLGVITAIAGTPLFIVLLARRNKR
- a CDS encoding ABC transporter substrate-binding protein, yielding MWAVPTVFKWSKLLLVGVLWLSSYSNYAADFPVQVVDAMGRTVVMQQAPQRIVTVFSSNTEIVAALGLSKLIIGIDGYTYYPDSIKDVPKIGGRLGFSLDSIVAQSPDLVIMTPARQATHQLIPALDKLGVTSLVVNGGSIDTILQNILLIAKITGVPKTGEQLVASIQQRLKAVSKLSHCPKVILITGRVGNGLLLVARRYASSVNAYTADIVLKAGGCLVLDENSSVLPQLNQVSPEVILATDPDIILFAGSDTELAELSKGVVGWGELKAVKTGFVRAVSRAELLISGPRVIDGVESLSTIFQQWDKQ
- a CDS encoding TonB-dependent receptor; translated protein: MILKRVVIIGVMGICSTPLMAEETKREDDLLILDPVIVTASARYEDLKSATSTVQVIDQAQIARSSASDLTSLLAENAVGFFSEWTPGQTSINIRGASTDGQGKDFKSQVLVLINGRRAGTANLSKLSPSDVYRIEIVRGPASVIYGSQAIGGVINIIMKNGHNTKGGKVTLKGGSFGLAYGHGEYGWQSEDGQFTGYFGFNSATQNDYDAGQGGGKQHNTSWKRHGFTGAFSWQLDETNLVDLSVRKDGVYDVGFRGSAANYHAKEDRYNKSADLIWKHGTDSDRLRWKLHNYWFEDVDDFKWASPSTAGTSLDHNKRKLSAVGLKFQPEVDLTSSNTLLLGADLEKNKLRSTRYRVGLNGAPMTQVSPYDNNQREKMYALYFEDAQRFLDDRLVFKAGARYTDGKTYYDRTPYLQNQQTGSTHYYKTTWSTGLNFQATDWLNLKASMGTGFRAPTASELGADYTTLAGSQIYGTPGLKPETNKQYELGAVFSGDSWLVDVVYFENKIKDRIITKPRSNTSNISDYVNNPDDVVVRGIEVNSRFMMHELLSWQNNWQWNVEANGAWNFHMEDKGAKDRNTDKVQRMYQYQASIANRFGQREVAYPWFIQVTGILRGPMWYDTEERLIAGAEPYRNYIHRKSPFMVWNIKGEVEVYKNLTVFAEVNNLFDKNQHPIFIAIDKKPYILDPAASNGGLGTSMMGRAVYVGSTYRF